The Malus domestica chromosome 13, GDT2T_hap1 genome includes a window with the following:
- the LOC103452636 gene encoding ATP-citrate synthase alpha chain protein 2 isoform X2, with product MARKKIREYDSKRLLKQHLKRLAGIDLQINSALVTESTDFSELSNEHTWLSSTRLVVKPDMLFGKRGKSGLVALNLDMAQVAEFVKQRLGKEVEMGGCKAPITTFIVEPFMPHDQEFYLSIVSERLGSTVSFSECGGIEIEENWDKVKTIFLPTEKPMTNDACAPLIATLPLEVRGKIGDFIKGVFAVFQDLDFSFLEMNPFTLVDGEPYPLDMRGELDDTAAFKNFNKWGNVEFPLPFGRVLSPTETFIHSLDEKVGDLGYASELGNYAEYSGAPNEGEVLQYARVVIDCATADPDGRKRALIIGGGIANFTDVAATFNGIIRALKEKESKLKAARMHIFVRRGGPNYQTGLAKMRALGEELGVPLEVYGPEATMTGICKQAIECIMGEA from the exons ATGGCCCGCAAGAAGATCAGAGAGTACGACTCCAAGAGGCTGCTCAAACAGCACCTGAAACGACTCGCCGGAATCGACCTCCAGATCAACTCAGCTCTGGTGACCGAGTCGACGGACTTCTCCGAGTTGTCGAACGAGCATACATGGCTGTCGTCTACGCGCCTCGTGGTGAAGCCCGACATGCTGTTCGGGAAGCGCGGGAAGAGCGGCCTCGTCGCCCTGAACTTGGACATGGCTCAGGTCGCCGAGTTCGTCAAGCAGCGACTCGGTAAGGAG GTTGAGATGGGAGGATGCAAGGCGCCGATTACGACGTTTATAGTGGAGCCGTTCATGCCCCATGATCAAGAATTTTACCTCTCAATTGTGTCCGAAAGGCTCGGATCAACCGTGAGCTTTTCGGAGTGTGGAGGGATCGAAATTGAAGAGAATTGGGACAAG GTTAAGACTATATTTCTTCCGACCGAGAAGCCTATGACGAATGATGCTTGTGCTCCACTGATTGCCACTCTTCCATTGGAG GTCAGAGGCAAAATTGGAGATTTCATAAAGGGCGTATTTGCTGTATTCCAGG ATTTGGATTTTAGTTTCCTGGAAATGAACCCGTTTACCTTGGTTGATGGTGAACCTTATCCACTAGATATGAGGGGGGAGCTAGATGACACTGCTGCCTTCAAGAACTTCAATAA ATGGGGCAACGTGGAGTTTCCATTGCCTTTCGGCAGAGTCTTAAGTCCTACAGAAACATTTATTCATTCTCTGGATGAAAAG GTTGGAGATTTGGGTTATGCTTCAGAACTTGGAAATTATGCAGAGTATAGTGGAGCTCCAAATGAGGGAGAGGTGTTGCAGTATGCAAGAGTTGTGATCGAT TGTGCAACGGCTGATCCAGATGGTCGTAAAAGAGCACTTATAATTGGAGGTGGCATAGCTAATTTCACAGACGTAGCTGCTACATTCAATGGAATTATTAGAGCCCTCAAGGAGAAG GAATCCAAGCTAAAAGCAGCAAGAATGCATATTTTTGTGAGAAGGGGTGGTCCAAACTATCAAACTGGTTTGGCAAAGATGCGCGCATTGGGAGAAGAACTTGGAGTTCCGCTTGAG GTTTATGGCCCTGAGGCAACAATGACGGGAATTTGCAAGCAAGCAATTGAGTGCATCATGGGTGAAGCTTAA
- the LOC103452636 gene encoding ATP-citrate synthase alpha chain protein 2 isoform X3 — protein sequence MARKKIREYDSKRLLKQHLKRLAGIDLQINSALVTESTDFSELSNEHTWLSSTRLVVKPDMLFGKRGKSGLVALNLDMAQVAEFVKQRLGKEVEMGGCKAPITTFIVEPFMPHDQEFYLSIVSERLGSTVSFSECGGIEIEENWDKVKTIFLPTEKPMTNDACAPLIATLPLEVRGKIGDFIKGVFAVFQDLDFSFLEMNPFTLVDGEPYPLDMRGELDDTAAFKNFNKWGNVEFPLPFGRVLSPTETFIHSLDEKCATADPDGRKRALIIGGGIANFTDVAATFNGIIRALKEKESKLKAARMHIFVRRGGPNYQTGLAKMRALGEELGVPLEVYGPEATMTGICKQAIECIMGEA from the exons ATGGCCCGCAAGAAGATCAGAGAGTACGACTCCAAGAGGCTGCTCAAACAGCACCTGAAACGACTCGCCGGAATCGACCTCCAGATCAACTCAGCTCTGGTGACCGAGTCGACGGACTTCTCCGAGTTGTCGAACGAGCATACATGGCTGTCGTCTACGCGCCTCGTGGTGAAGCCCGACATGCTGTTCGGGAAGCGCGGGAAGAGCGGCCTCGTCGCCCTGAACTTGGACATGGCTCAGGTCGCCGAGTTCGTCAAGCAGCGACTCGGTAAGGAG GTTGAGATGGGAGGATGCAAGGCGCCGATTACGACGTTTATAGTGGAGCCGTTCATGCCCCATGATCAAGAATTTTACCTCTCAATTGTGTCCGAAAGGCTCGGATCAACCGTGAGCTTTTCGGAGTGTGGAGGGATCGAAATTGAAGAGAATTGGGACAAG GTTAAGACTATATTTCTTCCGACCGAGAAGCCTATGACGAATGATGCTTGTGCTCCACTGATTGCCACTCTTCCATTGGAG GTCAGAGGCAAAATTGGAGATTTCATAAAGGGCGTATTTGCTGTATTCCAGG ATTTGGATTTTAGTTTCCTGGAAATGAACCCGTTTACCTTGGTTGATGGTGAACCTTATCCACTAGATATGAGGGGGGAGCTAGATGACACTGCTGCCTTCAAGAACTTCAATAA ATGGGGCAACGTGGAGTTTCCATTGCCTTTCGGCAGAGTCTTAAGTCCTACAGAAACATTTATTCATTCTCTGGATGAAAAG TGTGCAACGGCTGATCCAGATGGTCGTAAAAGAGCACTTATAATTGGAGGTGGCATAGCTAATTTCACAGACGTAGCTGCTACATTCAATGGAATTATTAGAGCCCTCAAGGAGAAG GAATCCAAGCTAAAAGCAGCAAGAATGCATATTTTTGTGAGAAGGGGTGGTCCAAACTATCAAACTGGTTTGGCAAAGATGCGCGCATTGGGAGAAGAACTTGGAGTTCCGCTTGAG GTTTATGGCCCTGAGGCAACAATGACGGGAATTTGCAAGCAAGCAATTGAGTGCATCATGGGTGAAGCTTAA
- the LOC114820646 gene encoding signal recognition particle 19 kDa protein-like, whose translation MDKETPNIKKWIVLYPVYINSKKTMAEGRRISVAKACEGPTCAEIADCCSYFKLPFAIEIDKAYPRDFMQIGRVRVLLKREDGTPYNPDITSRKQLMLKVAEMVPRHPGRTRKQEPATSTSSAGPAKSGKHGKKKR comes from the exons ATGGATAAAGAGACCCCCAATATAAAGAAATGGATTGTGCTTTATCCGGTTTATATTAACTCGAAGAAAACTATGGCGGAAGGGAGACGAATCAGTGTCGCGAAAGCGTGCGAAGGTCCTACTTGTGCTGAGATTGCTGATTGTTGCAGCTACTTCAAACTCCCATTTGCAATTGAG ATAGATAAGGCTTATCCGCGCGATTTCATGCAAATTGGGAGAGTGAGGGTCTTGCTTAAAAGGGAAGATGGAACTCCATATAATCCAGACATTACTTCCA GGAAACAGCTGATGCTGAAAGTTGCGGAGATGGTTCCCAGACATCCTGGGAGGACTAGGAAGCAGGAGCCCGCCACATCCACATCAAGTGCTGGACCTGCCAAATCTGGGAAAcatggaaagaaaaagagataG
- the LOC103452636 gene encoding ATP-citrate synthase alpha chain protein 2 isoform X1, giving the protein MARKKIREYDSKRLLKQHLKRLAGIDLQINSALVTESTDFSELSNEHTWLSSTRLVVKPDMLFGKRGKSGLVALNLDMAQVAEFVKQRLGKEVEMGGCKAPITTFIVEPFMPHDQEFYLSIVSERLGSTVSFSECGGIEIEENWDKVKTIFLPTEKPMTNDACAPLIATLPLEVRGKIGDFIKGVFAVFQDLDFSFLEMNPFTLVDGEPYPLDMRGELDDTAAFKNFNKWGNVEFPLPFGRVLSPTETFIHSLDEKTSASLKFTVLNPKGRIWTMVAGGGASVIYADTVGDLGYASELGNYAEYSGAPNEGEVLQYARVVIDCATADPDGRKRALIIGGGIANFTDVAATFNGIIRALKEKESKLKAARMHIFVRRGGPNYQTGLAKMRALGEELGVPLEVYGPEATMTGICKQAIECIMGEA; this is encoded by the exons ATGGCCCGCAAGAAGATCAGAGAGTACGACTCCAAGAGGCTGCTCAAACAGCACCTGAAACGACTCGCCGGAATCGACCTCCAGATCAACTCAGCTCTGGTGACCGAGTCGACGGACTTCTCCGAGTTGTCGAACGAGCATACATGGCTGTCGTCTACGCGCCTCGTGGTGAAGCCCGACATGCTGTTCGGGAAGCGCGGGAAGAGCGGCCTCGTCGCCCTGAACTTGGACATGGCTCAGGTCGCCGAGTTCGTCAAGCAGCGACTCGGTAAGGAG GTTGAGATGGGAGGATGCAAGGCGCCGATTACGACGTTTATAGTGGAGCCGTTCATGCCCCATGATCAAGAATTTTACCTCTCAATTGTGTCCGAAAGGCTCGGATCAACCGTGAGCTTTTCGGAGTGTGGAGGGATCGAAATTGAAGAGAATTGGGACAAG GTTAAGACTATATTTCTTCCGACCGAGAAGCCTATGACGAATGATGCTTGTGCTCCACTGATTGCCACTCTTCCATTGGAG GTCAGAGGCAAAATTGGAGATTTCATAAAGGGCGTATTTGCTGTATTCCAGG ATTTGGATTTTAGTTTCCTGGAAATGAACCCGTTTACCTTGGTTGATGGTGAACCTTATCCACTAGATATGAGGGGGGAGCTAGATGACACTGCTGCCTTCAAGAACTTCAATAA ATGGGGCAACGTGGAGTTTCCATTGCCTTTCGGCAGAGTCTTAAGTCCTACAGAAACATTTATTCATTCTCTGGATGAAAAG ACAAGTGCATCCTTAAAATTCACTGTGTTGAACCCAAAGGGACGCATCTGGACCATGGTAGCTGGAGGCGGTGCGAGTGTTATTTATGCTGATACT GTTGGAGATTTGGGTTATGCTTCAGAACTTGGAAATTATGCAGAGTATAGTGGAGCTCCAAATGAGGGAGAGGTGTTGCAGTATGCAAGAGTTGTGATCGAT TGTGCAACGGCTGATCCAGATGGTCGTAAAAGAGCACTTATAATTGGAGGTGGCATAGCTAATTTCACAGACGTAGCTGCTACATTCAATGGAATTATTAGAGCCCTCAAGGAGAAG GAATCCAAGCTAAAAGCAGCAAGAATGCATATTTTTGTGAGAAGGGGTGGTCCAAACTATCAAACTGGTTTGGCAAAGATGCGCGCATTGGGAGAAGAACTTGGAGTTCCGCTTGAG GTTTATGGCCCTGAGGCAACAATGACGGGAATTTGCAAGCAAGCAATTGAGTGCATCATGGGTGAAGCTTAA